A DNA window from Candidatus Methanomethylophilaceae archaeon contains the following coding sequences:
- a CDS encoding serine protein kinase RIO has protein sequence MRMPSYEEKYAYLEKHVDALKTNKTGDERQTDGEVFDKKTLMTIYDLMSDGFLDKVHYPISTGKEGNVFYVTDEDGEGLALKIFRTSTSTFKRVSKYIEGDPRFKGVSGNRWKMIYAWVNKEYKNLLRYYDADIPVPEPVAFENNCLLMEYIGDETGPAPQLKDCVLDDPTDIYDEVTSFIIDGWRDAHLVHGDLSEYNILMQDGQPILIDVGQAMTCDHYNAKEYLMRDIANVNRFFRQRGADIIEAEKIMDCALNGIDDEEEGDEE, from the coding sequence ATCCGCATGCCGTCATACGAAGAGAAGTACGCTTACCTCGAAAAGCACGTGGATGCCCTTAAGACCAATAAAACGGGAGACGAACGGCAGACCGACGGCGAGGTCTTCGACAAAAAGACCCTCATGACGATCTATGACCTCATGTCCGACGGTTTTCTGGATAAGGTGCACTACCCCATCTCCACCGGCAAAGAGGGAAACGTTTTCTACGTCACGGACGAGGACGGCGAGGGGCTGGCTCTGAAGATATTCAGGACCTCCACCTCCACGTTCAAGAGGGTATCGAAGTACATCGAGGGCGACCCCAGGTTCAAAGGGGTCAGCGGCAACCGCTGGAAGATGATTTACGCGTGGGTAAACAAGGAATACAAGAACCTTCTGAGATACTACGACGCGGATATCCCGGTGCCGGAACCGGTTGCGTTCGAGAACAACTGCCTCCTGATGGAGTACATAGGCGACGAGACGGGGCCGGCGCCCCAGCTCAAAGACTGCGTTCTGGACGATCCCACAGACATTTACGATGAGGTCACCTCATTCATAATAGACGGCTGGCGCGACGCCCATCTGGTCCATGGGGATCTCAGCGAATACAACATCCTCATGCAGGATGGGCAGCCGATACTCATCGACGTCGGCCAGGCGATGACCTGCGACCATTACAACGCGAAAGAGTATCTGATGAGGGACATAGCCAACGTCAACAGGTTCTTCAGACAGAGGGGCGCGGATATCATAGAGGCAGAGAAAATCATGGACTGCGCGCTCAACGGGATCGACGACGAAGAGGAAGGGGATGAAGAATGA
- the eif1A gene encoding translation initiation factor eIF-1A, translated as MTEQPMESTEEDVSRIRMPNIKEGEIFGIADQLLGASKIKVMCEDGVSRVGRIPGKIKKRMWIREGDLLIVSVWDFQPDKCDIRFRYTRTQAVNLSKKNKVPKNLDIF; from the coding sequence ATGACAGAGCAGCCTATGGAAAGCACCGAGGAGGATGTATCCCGCATCCGCATGCCCAACATCAAAGAGGGAGAGATATTCGGCATAGCCGATCAGCTCCTGGGGGCATCCAAGATCAAGGTCATGTGCGAGGACGGAGTGTCCCGCGTGGGGCGCATCCCCGGCAAAATAAAGAAAAGAATGTGGATTAGAGAGGGAGATCTGCTTATCGTCTCCGTCTGGGACTTCCAGCCGGACAAATGCGACATAAGGTTCAGATACACCAGAACCCAGGCGGTCAACCTCAGCAAGAAGAACAAAGTGCCCAAGAATCTGGACATCTTCTGA
- a CDS encoding tRNA pseudouridine(54/55) synthase Pus10: MEEWIAGNLEAAGKLAGMGLCDRCLGRMFGKLGTNMTNDVRGRMIREALSEKGVESEAEEICPLCENVFDMLERFADAAAESVNSVESENFLIGSRVEPEIAKREKEIVAEMGLDNAEGIKSELNREIGKIAICKIHRPVEFKNPQVVACVDTRFADVTLDIAPLFIAGRYNKYSREIPQTIWPCRVCHGKGCDHCHGKGKMYSTSVQEIIGDIALEMTGGKEHFFHGMGREDIDARMLGDGRPFVLEISDPKIRGIDLAELAERANAGGLAAYRDLHFAKREAVERYKGAASDKVYRAHVVVEGKVNKDRVVDVALSFKNANIDQRTPHRVEHRRADLVRKRTVHWVKADSISEDSFDLELETDSGTYVKEFVSGDDGRSVPSFSERLGVQCRVEALDVLAINYYEP; this comes from the coding sequence ATGGAGGAATGGATCGCCGGGAATCTGGAAGCCGCCGGGAAGCTGGCCGGCATGGGCCTTTGCGACCGCTGCCTCGGGCGCATGTTCGGCAAGCTCGGGACGAACATGACCAACGACGTCCGCGGCAGGATGATCCGCGAGGCCCTATCCGAAAAGGGCGTCGAGTCCGAGGCGGAGGAGATATGCCCCCTCTGCGAGAACGTGTTCGATATGCTCGAGAGGTTCGCGGACGCGGCGGCAGAGAGCGTAAACTCGGTCGAGTCCGAGAATTTCCTGATCGGAAGCAGGGTTGAACCTGAAATCGCCAAGAGAGAGAAGGAAATCGTCGCGGAGATGGGCCTGGATAACGCCGAGGGGATCAAATCAGAGCTCAACCGCGAGATCGGCAAGATCGCCATCTGCAAGATCCATCGCCCGGTGGAGTTCAAGAACCCTCAGGTCGTGGCCTGCGTGGACACCCGCTTCGCCGACGTGACTTTGGACATAGCTCCGCTTTTCATAGCCGGCCGCTACAACAAATACAGCAGGGAGATCCCCCAGACCATATGGCCCTGCAGGGTCTGCCACGGCAAAGGGTGCGACCATTGCCATGGGAAAGGGAAGATGTACTCCACATCCGTGCAGGAGATCATCGGGGACATAGCTTTGGAGATGACCGGCGGCAAGGAGCATTTCTTCCATGGGATGGGCCGCGAGGACATCGACGCCCGCATGCTGGGGGATGGGAGACCCTTCGTCCTGGAGATCAGCGACCCCAAAATCAGGGGGATAGACTTGGCCGAGCTAGCCGAACGCGCCAATGCCGGCGGCCTGGCGGCATACCGCGATCTGCATTTCGCGAAGCGCGAAGCCGTCGAAAGATACAAAGGAGCGGCATCTGACAAGGTATATCGCGCGCATGTAGTGGTCGAGGGGAAAGTTAATAAAGATAGAGTAGTTGACGTTGCCTTATCGTTCAAGAACGCCAATATAGACCAGAGAACTCCGCATCGTGTCGAGCACAGACGCGCCGATTTGGTGAGGAAGAGGACGGTCCACTGGGTAAAGGCGGACTCGATCTCCGAAGATTCGTTCGATCTCGAGCTGGAGACAGATTCGGGCACCTACGTCAAGGAATTCGTGTCCGGCGATGATGGGCGCAGCGTTCCGAGCTTCTCCGAGAGGCTCGGGGTGCAGTGCAGAGTCGAAGCCCTCGATGTGTTGGCGATAAACTACTATGAACCATGA
- a CDS encoding 50S ribosomal protein L21e, with translation MQASRGTRTKTRNLLKKKARARGLSPITKGLQTFEEGEKVNIIIDPSVHKGMPFSRFHGLTGVIIGERGSAYEVSVKDGDKVKTVIARPEHLVKNKS, from the coding sequence ATGCAAGCATCCAGAGGAACAAGGACCAAAACCCGCAACCTTCTGAAGAAGAAGGCGAGGGCACGCGGGCTTTCCCCTATCACCAAAGGCCTTCAGACCTTCGAAGAGGGGGAGAAAGTCAACATAATAATCGACCCGAGCGTGCACAAAGGCATGCCCTTCTCCAGATTCCACGGCCTCACCGGGGTCATCATCGGAGAGAGGGGAAGCGCCTATGAGGTCAGCGTCAAGGACGGAGACAAAGTCAAGACCGTCATCGCACGCCCCGAGCACCTCGTGAAGAACAAAAGCTGA
- a CDS encoding phosphoribosylglycinamide formyltransferase — translation MLRLGWFSTGRGPGSRNLLKAVMDKRDEGVLDIEIPFVFCNWDNEEEDNPKREQRQMFFDMVRGYGIPLLTASWKRFMPELRKSDEAAWRVEYGRLLREKTSVYGFDLGILAGYMMWMDDETCQQYDMLNLHPALPDGPKGTWQEVIWQLIAENADRQGAMMHICTEEWDRGAPLTYCCFPIRGGEYDALWEDLGKKLESYTLDEIKEMEGTEEPLFKRIREDGAKRELPLIVATIKAFADGRVSIQNKRLYAEGEPLDGPYDLSSQVDASLE, via the coding sequence ATGCTCAGGTTAGGATGGTTCTCCACGGGAAGGGGCCCAGGGTCTCGCAATCTGCTCAAAGCGGTCATGGATAAGAGAGACGAGGGCGTCCTGGACATCGAAATACCCTTCGTCTTCTGCAATTGGGACAACGAGGAGGAAGACAACCCCAAGAGGGAGCAGAGGCAGATGTTCTTCGATATGGTGCGCGGATACGGCATACCGCTGCTGACCGCGTCCTGGAAAAGGTTCATGCCCGAGCTCAGGAAGAGCGACGAAGCCGCTTGGAGGGTCGAATACGGGAGGCTCCTTAGGGAGAAGACCTCCGTCTACGGCTTCGATCTGGGGATCCTCGCGGGTTACATGATGTGGATGGACGACGAGACCTGCCAGCAGTATGACATGCTGAACCTGCATCCCGCACTTCCTGATGGCCCCAAAGGGACATGGCAGGAAGTCATCTGGCAGCTGATAGCCGAGAATGCCGACCGCCAAGGCGCGATGATGCACATCTGCACCGAGGAATGGGACAGGGGCGCCCCGCTGACCTATTGCTGCTTCCCGATCCGCGGAGGGGAATACGATGCTCTCTGGGAGGATCTCGGCAAGAAGCTGGAATCATACACTTTGGATGAGATCAAGGAGATGGAAGGCACGGAAGAGCCGCTCTTCAAGAGGATAAGGGAGGACGGCGCCAAACGCGAGCTCCCGCTGATCGTCGCCACCATAAAGGCGTTCGCCGACGGCCGCGTGTCCATACAAAACAAAAGGCTTTACGCGGAAGGGGAGCCTCTGGACGGACCGTACGATCTGTCCTCGCAGGTCGACGCGTCTTTGGAGTGA
- a CDS encoding M24 family metallopeptidase, with the protein MDAVVIANDGEPFLDSTFWYLTEQSSGTFESSFAIVKKDGSMDVIVSVLEEESANAGKGDVRVYHDREEREAFIKEALRGCSKVGFNMHSATYAAVQYIKKVAGEFEPIDAGKAIGDTVSVKDAKEIEATRRACDISSKVAAEIPDYLSEGVSEREIAARMDSRMRELGGTGNAFDTIAAFGEYSSQPHHMPCDYRLKKGDTALFDFGSKYDRYCSDMTRTVFLGKPPEIMERAYEIVKEAQIAGIEEYRDGAEAKAADLAARKIIDDSEFKGKFIHSFGHGIGMDVHQDISVSPRSDQILRAGNIVSAEPGIYIPGVGGIRIEDTCLITENGCEILTSFDHSFTVV; encoded by the coding sequence ATGGATGCCGTCGTCATAGCCAACGATGGCGAGCCCTTCCTGGACTCCACGTTCTGGTATCTGACGGAGCAGAGCTCGGGCACTTTCGAAAGCTCCTTCGCGATCGTGAAAAAGGACGGGTCCATGGACGTCATAGTGAGCGTTCTGGAGGAGGAATCGGCGAACGCCGGCAAAGGCGACGTGCGCGTGTACCATGACCGCGAAGAGAGGGAAGCGTTCATCAAAGAAGCCCTCCGCGGATGCTCCAAAGTCGGTTTCAACATGCATTCGGCCACTTACGCCGCAGTGCAGTACATAAAGAAGGTTGCGGGAGAGTTCGAACCTATAGACGCCGGAAAAGCCATCGGCGACACCGTGTCGGTGAAGGACGCCAAAGAGATCGAAGCCACCAGACGCGCCTGCGACATCTCATCGAAAGTCGCGGCCGAGATTCCGGATTACCTCTCGGAAGGCGTCTCTGAAAGAGAAATCGCCGCGAGGATGGACAGCAGGATGAGAGAGCTGGGCGGGACCGGAAACGCGTTCGACACCATCGCCGCATTCGGCGAGTATTCGTCCCAGCCGCACCACATGCCTTGCGATTATAGGCTTAAGAAAGGGGACACTGCGCTGTTCGACTTCGGGTCGAAATACGACAGGTATTGCTCCGACATGACCCGCACAGTCTTCCTGGGAAAGCCCCCGGAGATAATGGAGAGAGCATACGAAATCGTGAAGGAAGCCCAGATCGCCGGGATCGAGGAATACCGCGACGGCGCGGAAGCAAAAGCGGCAGATCTGGCTGCGAGGAAAATAATCGACGATTCCGAGTTCAAAGGGAAATTCATCCATTCGTTCGGACACGGCATCGGCATGGACGTCCACCAAGACATATCCGTGTCGCCGAGGTCGGATCAGATCCTTCGCGCGGGCAACATCGTCTCCGCCGAACCGGGGATATACATCCCTGGCGTGGGAGGGATAAGGATCGAGGACACCTGCCTCATAACTGAAAATGGATGCGAGATCCTCACGTCCTTCGACCATTCGTTCACGGTGGTATGA
- a CDS encoding aspartate dehydrogenase, which translates to MRITIAGCGSIGQMLAEAADEMAEVKRIYLTDSDKARAEGLASRLKKGIVVESVEEELYHCDLVIESATQEAAKAIIPKVVARGVDIMVMSVGALVDDDYRKSVTEKAAECEAKIYIPSGAVCGTDGLRSSSMGKLDEVELIAIQGPKTLSGVDYVINKGIDVGKLTEKTVVYSGTAREAVQMFPKNVNVAATVSLLGIGFDRTKVTIVMDPETHSNSYELKLKGEFGEMDCSTYNVPAPDNPKTSYLSAMSAISALKRIVRNEWIGI; encoded by the coding sequence ATGCGCATAACAATAGCCGGATGCGGATCGATCGGCCAGATGCTGGCTGAAGCCGCCGACGAGATGGCCGAGGTGAAGAGAATATACCTCACCGACTCAGACAAAGCGAGGGCTGAGGGCCTGGCGTCGAGACTGAAGAAGGGCATCGTCGTCGAAAGCGTGGAGGAGGAGCTGTACCATTGCGATCTTGTCATTGAATCGGCCACCCAGGAAGCCGCCAAGGCCATCATCCCCAAAGTCGTGGCCAGAGGCGTCGACATCATGGTCATGTCCGTGGGCGCCCTTGTGGACGACGATTACAGAAAATCGGTCACCGAGAAAGCGGCGGAATGCGAGGCGAAGATATACATACCGTCCGGAGCCGTGTGCGGGACCGATGGGCTGAGATCTTCCTCCATGGGCAAGCTGGATGAGGTCGAGCTCATAGCCATACAGGGGCCGAAAACCCTGTCCGGCGTGGATTATGTCATCAATAAAGGGATAGACGTCGGAAAGCTGACCGAGAAGACCGTTGTCTATTCCGGCACCGCCAGGGAAGCCGTTCAGATGTTCCCCAAGAACGTGAACGTAGCGGCGACGGTGAGCCTTCTGGGCATAGGGTTCGACAGAACCAAGGTGACCATAGTCATGGACCCGGAGACCCACAGCAACTCCTACGAACTGAAGCTCAAAGGGGAATTCGGCGAGATGGACTGCAGCACATACAACGTCCCCGCCCCGGATAACCCGAAAACTTCGTACCTCTCGGCCATGTCGGCGATATCCGCTCTGAAAAGGATAGTCAGGAACGAATGGATCGGAATCTGA
- a CDS encoding DUF655 domain-containing protein produces MRLPEAVHTEEFAYILDYLPTGISGQGMGKKEPVAYAVGDEEFKLFILVPKTNAIFGVGDRVYIGKDTPTQKRDVIDHVKSRIGYGELTNNALSELEYAIIEIVKLHEDRFIRFFNEAQAISLRKHLLEEIPGLGKKSVEEILREREKAKFTGFADLTERAKIKVPEKLLARRIIEEIESPDLKRYLFVSK; encoded by the coding sequence ATAAGACTTCCGGAGGCGGTTCATACGGAAGAGTTCGCATACATCCTGGATTACTTGCCGACAGGCATTTCGGGCCAGGGCATGGGAAAGAAAGAGCCCGTGGCCTATGCCGTGGGGGACGAGGAGTTCAAGCTTTTCATCCTGGTCCCGAAGACGAACGCCATATTCGGCGTGGGGGACAGGGTCTACATAGGCAAAGACACCCCGACGCAGAAGCGCGACGTCATAGACCACGTCAAGAGCCGCATAGGGTACGGGGAGCTTACCAACAACGCCCTGTCGGAGCTGGAATACGCCATCATCGAGATCGTGAAGCTCCATGAGGACAGATTCATCAGGTTCTTCAACGAAGCCCAGGCGATCAGCCTCCGCAAGCACCTTCTGGAGGAGATCCCCGGTCTGGGGAAGAAATCCGTCGAGGAGATCCTCAGGGAGAGGGAGAAAGCCAAATTCACCGGTTTCGCCGATCTCACCGAGAGGGCCAAGATAAAGGTCCCCGAGAAGCTGCTCGCCAGGCGCATTATCGAAGAGATCGAGAGCCCCGATCTCAAGCGCTATCTGTTCGTGTCGAAATGA
- the rsmA gene encoding ribosomal RNA small subunit methyltransferase A, which produces MTGAGRPDPGFVPRKSRGQNFLIDGRVADRHIGYAGIREGDRVLEVGPGFGVLTSRLVEAAGSLTCIELDEKLADYIEGEYGGRLTLIRGDAVKVPFPEFDVFVSNLPYSVSTPIIFKLLDYDFRSAVVMVQKEFADRMVADVGSPDYSRLTVDLFYRADCEILESVPASRFDPRPKVDSALVRIVPRKAPFSVLDEATFFRVVEVAFNHRRKKIGTSLKATRMIDSADGFPYLDERIENLRPAEIGELADAVYRARHPGSGRPLDDTN; this is translated from the coding sequence ATGACGGGTGCGGGCAGGCCTGACCCCGGTTTCGTCCCGAGGAAGAGCAGGGGCCAGAATTTTCTGATCGACGGCAGGGTGGCCGACAGGCACATCGGATACGCCGGCATAAGGGAAGGCGACAGGGTTCTCGAGGTCGGGCCCGGATTCGGAGTCCTCACCTCAAGGCTTGTAGAGGCCGCAGGAAGCCTGACCTGCATAGAATTGGATGAGAAGCTCGCCGACTACATAGAAGGCGAGTACGGCGGCCGTCTGACTCTCATACGCGGGGACGCAGTCAAGGTCCCGTTCCCGGAGTTCGACGTCTTCGTCAGCAATCTGCCTTACAGCGTCTCCACCCCGATCATCTTCAAGCTTCTGGATTATGATTTCAGGTCCGCCGTGGTGATGGTCCAGAAGGAATTCGCCGATCGCATGGTCGCCGACGTGGGCAGCCCCGACTATTCTCGCCTGACCGTCGATCTGTTCTATCGTGCCGATTGCGAGATATTGGAGAGCGTCCCGGCGTCAAGGTTCGACCCCAGGCCCAAAGTCGATTCCGCATTGGTCAGGATCGTCCCCAGGAAGGCGCCGTTCAGCGTGCTTGACGAGGCCACTTTCTTCAGGGTAGTCGAGGTAGCGTTCAACCACCGCAGGAAGAAGATCGGCACGTCCCTGAAGGCTACCCGCATGATCGATTCCGCCGATGGGTTCCCGTATCTGGACGAGAGGATAGAGAACCTCCGCCCGGCGGAGATAGGGGAGCTGGCCGATGCGGTGTATCGTGCAAGGCATCCTGGCTCCGGGCGCCCTCTGGACGATACAAACTAA
- a CDS encoding redox-regulated ATPase YchF produces the protein MQIGIVGKPNVGKSTFFGAATMAPVEIANYPFTTIEPNKGVGYVRAPCPCKGLGVTCTPHNSLCVNGTRMIPVELLDVAGLVPDAWQGKGLGNQFLDDLRQADALINVVDVSGSTDIEGVPGEPGSHDPTEDILFLRTEIECWMREIIKNGFSKIARQARMQGSKPEAILHERLAGLNVTEQQVKDALREAPLPDDPTQWDDESLLRLCKEIRKRSKPMIAAMNKADIAPEGNIEKVEAINDICVVTMAETELALKRAAAAGLVEYVPGDPTFKVVEGKKLTDAQRKGLEYMKANMDKYGGTGVQKCLEDAAYKMLGLIAVYPVEDENKFTDHFGRVLPDAFLVPRGTTARDFAYKIHTDLGDKFIRAVNARTKRTVGADYELQDGDIIRIVANK, from the coding sequence ATGCAAATCGGAATAGTAGGGAAGCCGAACGTCGGGAAATCCACATTCTTCGGGGCCGCAACCATGGCTCCAGTGGAGATCGCCAACTATCCCTTCACGACAATAGAGCCCAACAAAGGCGTCGGATACGTCCGTGCTCCATGCCCGTGCAAAGGGCTCGGGGTCACCTGCACCCCGCACAATTCGCTCTGCGTCAACGGCACTAGGATGATTCCGGTCGAGCTTCTGGATGTGGCCGGGCTGGTGCCTGACGCCTGGCAGGGCAAAGGCCTTGGGAACCAGTTCTTGGACGACCTCAGACAGGCAGACGCGCTCATAAACGTCGTCGACGTCAGCGGTTCCACAGATATCGAGGGTGTGCCCGGAGAGCCTGGGTCCCATGATCCCACCGAGGACATCCTGTTCCTCAGGACCGAGATCGAATGCTGGATGAGAGAGATAATCAAGAACGGCTTCTCCAAGATCGCCAGGCAGGCGAGGATGCAGGGCAGCAAGCCGGAGGCCATACTCCACGAGAGGCTCGCAGGGCTCAACGTCACCGAGCAGCAGGTCAAGGACGCGCTCAGAGAGGCTCCTCTGCCTGACGACCCTACCCAGTGGGACGACGAATCGCTGCTGAGGCTGTGCAAAGAGATCAGGAAGAGGTCCAAGCCGATGATCGCCGCCATGAACAAGGCGGACATCGCGCCGGAGGGCAACATCGAGAAGGTCGAAGCCATAAACGACATCTGCGTCGTGACCATGGCCGAGACGGAGCTGGCGCTGAAGAGGGCCGCCGCGGCAGGTCTGGTCGAATATGTGCCCGGAGATCCCACCTTCAAGGTGGTGGAGGGGAAGAAGCTCACCGACGCCCAGAGGAAAGGCCTGGAGTACATGAAGGCCAACATGGACAAGTACGGCGGCACCGGAGTGCAGAAATGCTTGGAGGACGCCGCCTACAAGATGCTGGGCCTGATAGCCGTATATCCGGTGGAAGACGAGAACAAGTTCACCGACCACTTCGGAAGGGTGCTGCCGGATGCTTTCCTGGTTCCCCGCGGCACGACCGCCAGGGATTTCGCGTACAAGATCCACACCGATCTGGGCGACAAATTCATCCGCGCCGTGAACGCCCGCACCAAACGCACCGTGGGCGCCGACTACGAGCTTCAGGACGGCGACATCATAAGGATAGTCGCGAACAAGTGA
- a CDS encoding RNA-processing protein (similar to yeast Dim2p protein that is essential for 40S ribosomal subunit; structural studies show binding to 3' end of 16S rRNA in complex with archaeal IF2 alpha) has product MRSIRVPADRVGTLIGKGGETKKALQDISGVKLEISAEDGEVIIHDEVELEDPVMALKIMDVIKAVGRGFNPDKAMRLFDDDEYLEIVDIKDAVGATQVSRVRGRIIGKGGKTRKLIEELTGCDMVIYGNTVGLIGNSVSLPVAKHAVELLIHGSEHATVYHYMESQRPLLRISEMGFDI; this is encoded by the coding sequence ATGAGATCGATAAGAGTGCCCGCCGACAGGGTAGGGACGCTGATAGGGAAGGGCGGGGAGACGAAAAAGGCCCTTCAGGACATCTCCGGGGTGAAGCTGGAGATCAGCGCGGAGGACGGGGAGGTCATAATCCATGACGAAGTGGAGCTTGAGGACCCCGTTATGGCGCTGAAGATTATGGATGTGATAAAGGCGGTCGGTAGGGGATTCAACCCCGACAAAGCCATGAGGCTCTTCGATGACGACGAGTACCTCGAGATAGTGGACATAAAGGATGCCGTGGGGGCGACCCAGGTATCCCGCGTGAGAGGCCGCATAATAGGGAAAGGCGGCAAGACCCGCAAGCTCATCGAGGAGCTGACCGGGTGCGACATGGTCATCTACGGGAATACCGTGGGTCTGATAGGCAACAGCGTCAGCCTCCCCGTAGCAAAACACGCGGTGGAGCTTCTCATCCATGGGAGCGAGCATGCCACCGTCTACCATTACATGGAAAGCCAGCGCCCTCTGCTCAGGATAAGCGAGATGGGGTTCGACATCTGA
- a CDS encoding archease, which produces MERYALIDHTADMMVKAFGSTLEECFANAGFALFNETVDLSGIGESVATEFEVEGIDDEDMLFSFLSELLFIEDCENLILKEIEVSIDGNKVHCRGRGERLDRSKHRIRSEVKAVTYHMMEVDRETPSVTVVFDV; this is translated from the coding sequence ATGGAGAGATACGCCCTTATAGACCACACCGCCGATATGATGGTGAAGGCATTCGGAAGCACGTTGGAGGAGTGCTTCGCCAACGCGGGTTTCGCCCTGTTCAACGAGACCGTGGATCTCTCCGGCATAGGGGAATCCGTGGCGACGGAATTCGAGGTCGAGGGTATCGACGACGAGGATATGCTGTTCTCGTTCCTCTCGGAGCTGCTTTTCATCGAGGATTGCGAGAACCTCATCCTGAAAGAGATCGAAGTTTCCATCGACGGGAACAAGGTCCATTGCAGGGGGAGGGGCGAGAGGCTGGACAGATCCAAGCACAGGATAAGGTCCGAGGTAAAGGCCGTGACCTACCATATGATGGAGGTCGATCGGGAGACGCCCTCGGTCACGGTGGTGTTCGACGTCTGA
- a CDS encoding HD domain-containing protein, translated as MDGIFLRAEKFAEGVFAGDSGGHDIYHTLRVHSVARRICAEEGGNERIVRLASLLHDVDDPKLFGNAGYANAMRFMESEGIPAEEREKIIRIISQISFRGSGSSVPDTLEGKIVQDADRMDAIGAIGIARAFAYGGSKGRPMHIPSEKPRESMTEEEYRSEGTTLNHFHEKLLKLKGLMNTESARKMAERRHSYMEEFLDEFLREWDGKMRWPLLS; from the coding sequence ATGGACGGCATATTCTTGAGAGCCGAAAAGTTCGCCGAGGGAGTTTTCGCAGGTGATTCCGGCGGACATGACATCTACCATACGCTCCGGGTGCACTCTGTGGCCAGAAGGATATGCGCGGAAGAGGGCGGGAACGAGAGGATAGTCCGCCTTGCCTCCCTCCTGCACGATGTGGACGACCCCAAACTGTTCGGGAACGCTGGATATGCCAACGCCATGCGCTTCATGGAATCCGAGGGGATCCCGGCGGAAGAGCGGGAAAAGATAATCCGGATAATCTCCCAGATATCTTTCAGAGGCTCGGGCTCATCGGTGCCTGACACCTTGGAAGGGAAGATAGTCCAGGATGCCGACAGAATGGATGCCATCGGAGCCATTGGCATCGCCAGAGCCTTCGCATACGGCGGAAGCAAAGGGCGCCCGATGCACATCCCGAGCGAAAAGCCGAGGGAATCCATGACCGAAGAGGAATACAGATCGGAAGGCACGACTCTGAACCATTTCCATGAGAAGCTCCTGAAGCTGAAAGGGCTGATGAACACCGAATCTGCGAGGAAAATGGCGGAAAGGCGGCACAGCTACATGGAAGAATTCTTGGACGAATTCCTCAGGGAATGGGACGGAAAAATGCGATGGCCACTCTTATCGTAG